From Sphingobacterium bambusae:
CTACAGTATCTAGGTACCACCATTCCGGATCTTTTTGGAAGCATGGGCGTCAATTTTCAATGGAAGGGACTGAATGTATTTGCCAATGCCGACTACCAAGAAGGTGCTTACGCAAACAATTGGGACAGCCAATTTCGCTACAACTATGGTGCTGGCGATGAAGGTATTCCGCAAGGCGAGATCGATTCGGAATTTGGACGTACACGCTGGTTGCAATTTACGAACATGTTTATTGAAAAAACGGACTACATCAAGATTCGTACAATTGGTGCGAGCTATACCTTACCGAGCCATGCCATCAAATCCTTTGCAAAAAGCCTCGTGATCAGCGGCTCGGTCATGAACCCGTTCAACTTTGCCACATCCTCCTTTGATCCAGAAGCCACCATCAGTGGTGCCGCTAAAGGGCAAGGGCGCGCAACGACAGGAGGTATCTCCTACGCGACCTACTCGGCTCCTCGTCAATTTTTAGTATCTGTAAAAATGTCTCTCTAATCTGCTAAACACCATGAAAATAACATATCTATCCTATTGCATATTGGCTGGCGCTACCCTGCTGTTCAACGCTTGTGAGCTCACCGAAGTTACCAACCCCTATGTCACCGAAGATCGCTTTGTCGAAGGCTCACAATCCAAAGATATTTGGTTGGACGGCGTACGTCGGCAGGCCAGCTTAACCGTCGGTACCGTTGTCGAATTCACGGAACTGGTATCTGACAACTACTTTAACAACTATACGCAAAGTAGCAAGGTATTTGACAATCCGGAGCTCAATTACTTCGACAGAGACGTCACCAATATCCAAGCGACCATTCATAAATTAATGGAGATGAGTGCATTTGGGTTAAACAGATTCACCTACGATCAGACGCCAGAAGAAGCTGCAAAGAAAGCAGAACTACTATTCTTTAAAGCCTATGCGCATATTTTAGGCGCCGAATTGTATGTTGGCATCCCTACCAGCACACTTGGCGTAGTGGAAACCCCCAGCGAGCTTTTTACCAAAGCAATCGCGCTACTTAGCGAAGCCGCTACCCTGTATAACACGCAGGCAGATAAGGAAGCCTGTACCTTGCTGATGGCGCGCTGCCATTATGGTATGGGGCATGTAGAGGAAGCCTCGGCCCTAGCACGGCAGATCATAGCTTCGCCACTGATGCTCCGCCAAGTGAAATATGGCACGCAGAGCGGTCCATCCAATAACTTTCAAAGTGCGATTTTCTCCAGCACAACCAATTCTTTTGCCCCATTGCCTCGTTTGGACTTCCTAGATCCGAAATACTTTCACCAAACGAGCACTATTTTCGATGACGAGAAGCCCATTGCGATCGCAAAAGCGGAAGAAGCCTACCTAATCCTCGCTGAAGCCTTGGTTGCGCAGCAAAACATTCCAGCAGCTAAACAGATGTTAAAGGATCTGCTGAGCAATACCGTGAGCAAGCGCCCCGTCGTTCAGCTCAACGATAGCAGGGAAACACGCAACGGTGGAAACCGGAGAGATTATCCGTTGACCGCCGTGCAGGTGAAATTTGATGCGGCATCGCCGGCAAAATCAGGACTGGTGCTTGATAGAAAACAGGGCAATATTGCCGCATACAGCGTATCGGGCACACAGGTGACGGCAGTCATGATCGACGCCGTGGCAACCGAAGATGATGCGCTATACCTGATCTACCTTATGCGCCAAGAGATATTCATCGCTGAAGGGCGCCGCATGACGGACCTAGGCATGCGTTTTCCGGTATCACAACGCGAACAACTAAACAACGCCAACGTGACGGACGCACATATACAAGCAATAATCCCAGATTTTATACCCTTAAATAGAGGTTTGGACGATTTCACCTACGACACGGGCAGTGCCGTGGTAACCATGGCCTATGACATGAATAAAGTATTGGTAGCAAATAAAACATCGGCATACATCATGCCCTTTAAAAATTAAGTGAACAAACCATGAAAAACAAAATCAAATACGTACTGAGTAGCGCTCTCCTATCTCTTTCCGCTGCTGCAGGCGCACAGGAAATGGCTAGAGGAACGGTATTTCTAGATTCAAATGGCAATGGTAAATTGGATAGAAAAGAAAGCGGTATCCCCAATGTAGCGGTCAGCAACGGTGTCGACGTGATACTGACCAATTCCCAAGGTAAATATGAACTACCTGTAGCAGATGACAATATTATCTTTGTTATCAAGCCCAGTGGGTATAGCGTGGCCTTAGACGAGCATCAGCTCGCCAAATCGTACTATATCCATAAACCCAAAGGTTCACCGGCAGACCTGCAATACCCCGGCGTTTCGCCAACAGGCCCCTTGCCCCAGTCTATAGACTTTGCTTTAAACAAGGCTACAGAAAAAGACAGCTTTCGGATGCTTGTTTTCGGCGACCCACAAGCCTACACCGCACAGGAGATGACATTTTTTAACCGTGCCATTGTCGACGAAGTTGTCGGGATAAAAGGCGTAGCTTTTGGCTTAAGTTTAGGCGACCTCGTTGGTGATGACCTTAGTCTCCATCCTTCATATAAAGCAGCTATAGCCCGCATAGGATTACCATGGTACAACCTGAAAGGCAACCACGATATGAACTATAACGTGGCGGCGGACAGCTTATCGGATGAAACTTTCGAAAAGAATTTCGGTCCGGCAAACTATTCCTTCAACTACGGTAATGTGCATTTTATCGTCTTGGACAATGTACGTTACCCAAATCCACGTAAGGGTAATGGCTATCTAGGCGGCTTCCGTAAAGAGCAGCTCGACTTTGTGGAGAATGACCTGAAACATGTCGATACATCAACGTTGGTTGTTTTGGCCTTTCATATACCCTTAGACCACCGCAATGGCGATACCTTCCGGCCTGAGGATAGACAGCGTTTGTTTGACCTGCTAAAGGAATACCCCCATACACTGTCTCTTTCCGCACATATGCATACGCAGACGCAGCATTTCTACGACGCCAAGGAGGGCTGGAAACAGGCAAAAGCGCATCATGAATACAATGCTGGAACAACATCTGGCGATTGGTATTCGGGCGAACTAGACCAACGCGGCGTTCCCACAGCGA
This genomic window contains:
- a CDS encoding RagB/SusD family nutrient uptake outer membrane protein, which codes for MKITYLSYCILAGATLLFNACELTEVTNPYVTEDRFVEGSQSKDIWLDGVRRQASLTVGTVVEFTELVSDNYFNNYTQSSKVFDNPELNYFDRDVTNIQATIHKLMEMSAFGLNRFTYDQTPEEAAKKAELLFFKAYAHILGAELYVGIPTSTLGVVETPSELFTKAIALLSEAATLYNTQADKEACTLLMARCHYGMGHVEEASALARQIIASPLMLRQVKYGTQSGPSNNFQSAIFSSTTNSFAPLPRLDFLDPKYFHQTSTIFDDEKPIAIAKAEEAYLILAEALVAQQNIPAAKQMLKDLLSNTVSKRPVVQLNDSRETRNGGNRRDYPLTAVQVKFDAASPAKSGLVLDRKQGNIAAYSVSGTQVTAVMIDAVATEDDALYLIYLMRQEIFIAEGRRMTDLGMRFPVSQREQLNNANVTDAHIQAIIPDFIPLNRGLDDFTYDTGSAVVTMAYDMNKVLVANKTSAYIMPFKN
- a CDS encoding calcineurin-like phosphoesterase family protein — translated: MKNKIKYVLSSALLSLSAAAGAQEMARGTVFLDSNGNGKLDRKESGIPNVAVSNGVDVILTNSQGKYELPVADDNIIFVIKPSGYSVALDEHQLAKSYYIHKPKGSPADLQYPGVSPTGPLPQSIDFALNKATEKDSFRMLVFGDPQAYTAQEMTFFNRAIVDEVVGIKGVAFGLSLGDLVGDDLSLHPSYKAAIARIGLPWYNLKGNHDMNYNVAADSLSDETFEKNFGPANYSFNYGNVHFIVLDNVRYPNPRKGNGYLGGFRKEQLDFVENDLKHVDTSTLVVLAFHIPLDHRNGDTFRPEDRQRLFDLLKEYPHTLSLSAHMHTQTQHFYDAKEGWKQAKAHHEYNAGTTSGDWYSGELDQRGVPTATMRDGTPHGYAFIDFNKQDYRISYKVSGKDSTYQINLFHPKVVGQGKRTRAAIFANFFMGHHGNKVEYAIDGGSWQKMMPARTIDPAYSAILYPWDNLETLLPGRRPTDAMVSAHLWRIGLPVDLAVGEHTITVRATDDYGVVHQANSTYKIEPTKNYPDLK